In Bombus affinis isolate iyBomAffi1 chromosome 11, iyBomAffi1.2, whole genome shotgun sequence, one genomic interval encodes:
- the LOC126922332 gene encoding uncharacterized protein LOC126922332, with amino-acid sequence MSEIDYIIAPRIPRGLAPAVEGLAREILRQRPRNIYAFAAQHFAELVELRDKERTDEIVPRILKHKLVNDRDAENRNDYFRRCKYGNSIEETMAIREAKELTTSRNATKKAVPSRRKGEATNKSGWSINRTVKGLKKHENTIGREGWNRGLNGKETEKSILGYSDHRSPRFSSQVTCHQFVRSSSAGNIFAKRIKRREVKENHEQFYTFVLDDKSYKNEKKVRRQKSADQIERDRAYFKDICTSEDVGIDIVPTEARICRNLKDQWKTMIEDERKEQEKLQEKFGNAKGGDGKLNSRLGKKIERESKDNEVEETFINVGSRSDSSESNIIFEDAMKKLTNDGTNSVVLPSVVTRQPSAKCTRNNVHECDGKDSTGNLTLPPISSDGSKSTKRGSNLIELPSLLNEVDARLNEQTICCQDYEDPTNSNWNAKDLESEKKELEPAATIEGATFDHDSKTIEEERKDEDLKDGNANVDTVPWEYPRGSKSEGNGILVMTGNTMEEGIDKRQILGEVEIIQQCLNSAREADIEETFKDSLNVTPDSIDLSHCQRADSLEHLENGKEEEEDQDQDEERKQEEERYRPNELERKLIEIETVERSIENTLVSSRTIPKDIDDEFVVPERSNEFSILENFESGEKPDCVYEGQVSSVGDEWTKKNPDESQSPTSNEDDRDCDANIEIDSMGDEMPSGKSLDCNLDSDNSEILLNENNNSDDRDTRDRSTKERGIDLSCYVLTEGSPSEIPESVTTVIIPDNIVDNDDDNDVCKIELEEGTNDEVRVPFNQPIPSCDIERKQTKHGIGEEYHRDENPFGEYIHPGSVVDYTTNIDAHILRGIKNAANRASVYQEDLANIKEEEENDRGKFSNVGVQRSIDDRFSEKSAESMENKSSIECEEKFASSSQEEDRERSNMDDKDDARSKDLAKETPRKEREEESETFDDRSSDFSLSFEQVGAGPKVPELNLDSLQDITISSTIEKGDSKNLNNQSEEENDNVTSCEGENVSLSSFDTLASEEKVDIGEALSSGNDRVKDFIEPAGQQTKIESETERYSKEEFQGNECINNTSRSLVRNKDEKQSLRVEEEIARELIQNFITDNTDVAEKDAETIPFELDHLMASSSSKHRTNNTNQTDDFIIKFHPSIQELTPEAIIEESSRREKIDDDTNQAGDENEEDERRSGGSGETAREDDGGKEASIFSFYSKIREKIFYASFMILERILFF; translated from the coding sequence ATGTCGGAAATAGACTACATAATAGCACCACGAATACCACGAGGTTTGGCTCCTGCGGTTGAAGGACTCGCACGAGAAATTTTGCGTCAAAGACCTCGAAACATTTACGCGTTCGCGGCCCAACATTTCGCAGAATTGGTGGAATTAAGGGATAAAGAACGTACCGATGAAATCGTTCCGAGAATACTGAAACATAAATTGGTTAACGATCGTGATGCTGAAAATCGTAACGATTATTTTCGTAGGTGTAAATACGGTAACTCGATCGAAGAAACGATGGCAATAAGGGAAGCGAAGGAACTAACGACATCGAGAAATGCAACGAAAAAAGCTGTGCCATCGAGGAGAAAAGGAGAGGCGACAAATAAAAGTGGTTGGTCTATAAATAGGACGGTGAAAGGATTGAAGAAGCACGAAAATACAATTGGAAGAGAAGGTTGGAATAGAGGATTAAACGGTAAAGAGACGGAGAAATCAATTCTCGGTTACTCGGATCATCGTTCACCACGATTTTCGAGTCAAGTTACTTGTCATCAATTCGTTCGATCTTCCTCCGCCGGAAATATATTCGCAAAGCGTATTAAGCGTCGAGAAGTTAAAGAAAATCACGAACAATTCTATACATTTGTTTTAGATGATAAAAGTTACAAAAACGAGAAGAAAGTGAGGCGACAAAAAAGTGCCGATCAAATCGAAAGAGATCGCGCGTATTTTAAGGACATTTGTACGAGCGAAGATGTAGGCATAGACATTGTTCCGACAGAGGCTAGAATCTGTCGAAATTTAAAGGATCAATGGAAAACTATGATCGAAGATGAGCGAAAAGAGCAGGAAAAATTGCAAGAGAAATTTGGTAACGCGAAAGGAGGCGATGGCAAATTAAATTCCCGATTGGGAAAGAAGATTGAGAGAGAATCGAAAGACAACGAAGTGGAAGAGACGTTTATTAACGTGGGATCGCGATCCGATTCATCGGAGAGCAACATAATTTTTGAGGATGCGATGAAAAAGTTGACCAACGATGGAACGAACTCGGTGGTCCTTCCATCGGTCGTTACGCGACAACCTTCTGCAAAATGTACAAGGAACAACGTGCATGAATGTGACGGGAAGGATAGCACGGGTAATTTGACATTGCCACCGATCTCGAGCGATGGATCCAAGTCGACGAAGAGAGGAAGCAATTTGATCGAATTACCCTCTTTGTTAAACGAGGTGGATGCTCGGTTGAACGAACAAACGATATGCTGTCAGGATTACGAGGATCCAACGAATTCGAATTGGAATGCCAAGGATCTGGAATCGGAGAAGAAAGAGCTTGAACCAGCGGCAACTATCGAAGGTGCGACTTTCGATCACGATTCGAAAACAATCGAAGAGGAACGCAAAGACGAGGATTTAAAAGATGGCAATGCGAACGTAGATACGGTCCCATGGGAATATCCTCGTGGAAGTAAGTCCGAAGGAAATGGAATTCTTGTTATGACGGGGAATACGATGGAGGAAGGTATCGATAAACGGCAAATTCTAGGAGAAGTAGAAATTATTCAGCAATGTTTAAATTCAGCTCGGGAGGCGGATATCGAGGAAACTTTTAAAGACAGCTTAAACGTAACACCCGATTCGATCGATCTTTCTCACTGTCAAAGGGCAGATTCGTTGGAACATTTGGAGAACgggaaagaggaagaggaggatCAGGACCAGGACGAGGAGAGAAAGCAAGAGGAGGAACGATATCGACCGAACGAGCTCGAAAGGAAATTAATCGAGATAGAAACGGTCGAGAGAAGCATCGAAAATACGTTGGTCAGTTCTCGGACTATTCCAAAAGATATCGACGATGAATTCGTAGTACCGGAGCGTTCGAATGAATTTTCGATTTTGGAAAATTTCGAATCCGGAGAGAAGCCAGACTGCGTATACGAAGGGCAGGTATCGAGCGTAGGAGACGAGTGGACGAAGAAAAATCCAGATGAAAGTCAGAGTCCAACGAGCAACGAGGATGACAGAGATTGCGACGCTAATATCGAGATTGACTCGATGGGAGATGAAATGCCGAGTGGAAAAAGTTTAGACTGCAACCTTGACTCTGACAACTCGGAAATTCTCCTTAATGAAAACAATAATAGCGATGATCGAGATACGCGTGATCGTTCTACGAAAGAAAGAGGAATCGATCTTTCTTGTTACGTCCTTACCGAAGGTTCCCCTAGTGAAATACCGGAATCTGTAACCACCGTAATTATACCCGATAATATCGTTGACAACGACGATGATAACGATGTTTGTAAAATTGAGCTCGAAGAGGGTACGAACGACGAGGTTCGCGTTCCTTTCAACCAGCCGATCCCATCTTGCGATATCGAAAGAAAGCAGACGAAGCACGGGATTGGAGAAGAGTATCACCGTGACGAGAATCCATTCGGAGAATATATACATCCAGGAAGCGTTGTCGACTATACAACGAACATCGATGCTCACATTCTACGTGGTATAAAAAATGCTGCCAATCGAGCGTCTGTTTATCAAGAAGATCTTGCAAATATcaaagaggaggaagaaaacgATAGGGGCAAATTTTCTAACGTCGGCGTCCAGCGTAGCATCGACGATCGTTTTTCGGAAAAGTCGGCCGAATCGATGGAAAATAAAAGTAGTATCGAATGCGAAGAAAAATTTGCAAGTTCTAGTCAAGAAGAGGATCGGGAACGAAGTAATATGGACGATAAGGACGATGCACGATCGAAAGATCTTGCTAAAGAAACTccaaggaaagaaagagaagaggaaaGCGAAACGTTCGATGATCGTTCGAGTGATTTTTCTTTGTCGTTTGAACAAGTTGGAGCTGGACCAAAAGTACCGGAGTTAAATCTGGATTCGTTACAAGACATAACGATATCGTCGACGATCGAAAAGGGCGATTCGAAAAATCTTAATAATCAGTCGGAAGAAGAAAATGATAATGTTACTTCTTGCGAAGGTGAAAACGTTTCTTTATCCTCGTTCGACACTTTAGCTTCTGAAGAAAAAGTAGACATCGGTGAAGCTTTGTCCTCGGGAAACGATCGAGTAAAAGATTTTATCGAGCCGGCAGGTCAACAAACCAAAATTGAAAGCGAGACCGAAAGATATTCGAAGGAAGAGTTTCAAGGTAATGAATGTATTAATAACACGAGTCGCTCGCTTGTTCGTAACAAAGATGAAAAACAGTCTCTTCGCGTGGAAGAAGAAATTGCACGGGAATTAATACAGAATTTCATTACCGATAATACCGACGTAGCTGAAAAAGATGCCGAGACAATTCCTTTCGAACTGGACCATTTAATGGCCTCGTCATCTTCTAAACATCGGACGAATAACACGAATCAGACGGACgactttataattaaatttcatccaTCTATACAAGAATTAACACCTGAAGCAATAATCGAAGAATCTTCTCGTCGAGAAAAGATCGACGATGACACTAATCAAGCAGGCGATGAGAACGAAGAAGACGAAAGAAGAAGCGGAGGAAGTGGAGAAACAGCAAGAGAAGACGACGGAGGAAAAGAAGCAAGTATCTTTTCTTTCTATTCTAAAATACGTGAAAAGATATTTTACGCGTCTTTTATGATACTAGAAAGAATTTTGTTcttttaa